A section of the Pochonia chlamydosporia 170 chromosome 2, whole genome shotgun sequence genome encodes:
- a CDS encoding casein kinase I isoform epsilon (similar to Aspergillus terreus NIH2624 XP_001209612.1): MIYEFTFKNDLRVGDKYRIVRKIGSGSFGEIYLGRNIISGEEIAVKLEPVNAKYPQLQYEARIYKYLAGGLGIPRVRWFGVEGGYNAMVLDLVGPSLEDLFNYCNRKFSLKTILLLADQLISRIEHIHARSFLHRDIKPDNFLMGIGKCGDQVHIIDFGLSKRYRDPQSGFHIPYRENKDLTGTARYASINSHLGIEQSRRDDLEALGYVLLYFYRGYLPWQGLHANTKKQKYDRIMEKKMATPTEVLCRELPNEFTTYLKYTRSLCFDEKPDYCYLRRIFRDVFVREGFQYDSVFDWTIYNYEKMVQA; encoded by the exons ATGATATACGAATTTACATTTAAGAAT GATCTTCGTGTTGGTGACAAATATCGCATTGTCCGAAAGATCGGCTCGGGTTCGTTTGGTGAAATATACCTAGGCCGAAATATCATATCAGGAGAAGAAATTGCAGTCAAACTTGAACCTGTTAATGCCAAATATCCACAGCTTCAGTACGAAGCTCGTATCTACAAGTATTTGGCTGGTGGTCTCGGCATCCCACGCGTCCGCTGGTTCGGTGTTGAGGGCGGATACAATGCTATGGTGCTGGATCTTGTCGGCCCCAGCTTGGAGGATCTCTTCAACTACTGCAACCGAAAGTTTTCATTGAAGACtatccttcttctcgccgatCAGCTCATCTCTCGAATCGAGCACATCCATGCCAGGTCTTTCCTCCACCGCGACATCAAGCCCGATAACTTTCTCATGGGCATCGGCAAGTGTGGCGACCAAGTCCACATTATTGATTTTGGACTTTCCAAGAGGTACCGGGACCCCCAGAGTGGTTTCCATATCCCTTACCGAGAAAACAAGGACTTGACTGGTACCGCGCGGTATGCTTCTATCAACTCTCACTTGGGTATCGAGCAATCTCGTCGTGACGATTTAGAAGCTCTCGGTTATGTCCTACTCTACTTCTACCGCGGTTATCTTCCCTGGCAAGGTCTACATGCTAAtaccaagaagcaaaaataTGACCGTatcatggagaagaagatggccaCCCCAACTGAGGTTCTATGCCGCGAACTTCCCAATGAGTTTACAACGTACCTGAAATACACCCGCTCTTTGTGTTTCGACGAGAAACCCGACTATTGCTACCTTCGTAGGATATTTCGCGATGTCTTTGTTCGCGAAGGATTTCAGTACGATTCCGTGTTCGATTGGACAATTTACAACTATGAGAAGATGGTCCAGGCGTAA
- a CDS encoding CAMKK/META protein kinase (similar to Magnaporthe oryzae 70-15 XP_003709759.1), whose translation MAVGALKRPEAEAYTRKTFRTQRNQVAPYVGYNYTTGNKTINQYEIISELHRGPNTKVKLGIDTNTGGNVVIKIVPRHGPSKRANRTTCTEITALERINHPNIVTLLETIDDRTFDKIYLVLEYMELGDIPWRRECCELQRLMADLEDHMPQPPHMECSCGTASWFQSCASRPLERENSAQRNMTNTNEWVAKRPPLTSLSNATLWFDNVPHDPDEPNKGKGGATQCPCSGNILCLPKFAGAMEERHFYVPCLTFDQIRDILRGTLHGLVYLHSNGIYHRDIKPANLLLSKEFHVKIADFDISYIHPNLDRLIDEEGHGPKRVEQINDDALLKTVGTPAFMAPELCYPVCDEPLPITAQIDVWSLGVTLYCFIFAKLPFVAENTFLLYRKIATEQIHLPRKRLKPVMQPERSKLSSACRCCNRNQSEYEDVDEQLIDLVNRMLTRDPRLRIRPEEILSHSWMLQGTLAPGVGSSEDGTGLVSTK comes from the exons ATGGCAGTCGGTGCCTTGAAAAGGCCTGAGGCAGAAGCCTACACTCGCAAGACGTTCCGTACTCAGCGCAATCAAGTTGCTC CATACGTTGGCTATAACTACACAACAGGCAACAAGACGATCAACCAATATGAAATAATTTCCGAGTTACACCGTGGACCAAATACCAAGGTGAAACTTGGTATTGATACTAATACAGGTGGCAATGTGGTCATCAAGATAGTCCCACGACATGGGCCGTCTAAGAGGGCAAATAGAACAACCTGCACTGAGATCACCGCTCTGGAACGTATCAATCATCCGAACATCGTCACACTTTTGGAGACAATTGACGATCGGACTTTCGACAAGATATATCTTGTACTTGAATACATGGAGCTTGGCGATATTCCATGGCGCAGAGAGTGTTGCGAATTACAAAGACTAATGGCTGACCTGGAGGACCATATGCCACAGCCGCCTCACATGGAGTGCAGCTGTGGGACGGCAAGTTGGTTTCAAAGTTGTGCTAGCAGGCCATTAGAGCGTGAGAATTCAGCACAAAGAAACATGACAAACACCAATGAGTGGGTAGCTAAGCGTCCGCCATTGACGTCTCTATCTAATGCTACTCTCTGGTTTGACAACGTCCCACATGACCCTGATGAACCGAACAAAGGGAAAGGTGGTGCTACCCAGTGCCCCTGTAGTGGAAATATATTGTGCTTGCCGAAGTTTGCAGGCGCGATGGAGGAACGACACTTTTATGTGCCATGCCTAACTTTCGATCAAATTCGAGACATTTTGCGCGGCACTTTGCACGGCCTCGTGTACCTTCACAGCAATGGTATCTATCATCGAGATATTAAACCGGCTAATCTGTTGTTGAGCAAAGAATTCCACGTCAAGATTGCTGATTTTGATATTTCATACATTCATCCAAACCTGGACAGACTgattgacgaagaagggcATGGGCCGAAACGTGTCGAGCAGATTAACGACGATGCATTGCTCAAAACAGTCGGAACGCCTGCCTTCATGGCCCCAGAGTTATGTTACCCAGTATGTGACGAACCTCTGCCTATAACGGCCCAGATTGACGTCTGGTCCCTCGGCGTTACCCTTTACTGTTTTATCTTTGCAAAACTACCCTTCGTAGCTGAGAATACATTCCTGCTGTATCGCAAAATTGCAACTGAACAAATACATTTGCCTCGCAAGCGCCTAAAGCCTGTCATGCAGCCTGAACGTTCAAAGCTTTCGTCCGCCTGTCGCTGCTGCAACAGGAACCAGAGCGAATATGAGGACGTTGACGAACAATTGATCGACTTGGTCAACCGAATGTTGACGCGGGATCCGAGACTGCGCATTAGACCGGAGGAGATATTGTCTCATTCCTGGATGCTCCAAGGGACGTTGGCACCGGGTGTTGGCTCATCAGAAGATGGTACTGGCTTGGTTTCTACGAAGTAA